A window of Fundulus heteroclitus isolate FHET01 chromosome 15, MU-UCD_Fhet_4.1, whole genome shotgun sequence contains these coding sequences:
- the mycn gene encoding N-myc protein isoform X2 — MPAIISKNSDLEFDSLQPCFYPDEDDFYLCGPDAAPPGEDIWKKFELLPTPPLSPSRAALPGEPAAATASPEADPLGFGLGDPLDWASELLLLPEDDIWGASDDGDLFGSALDTNPNSIIIQDCMWSGFSAREKLERVVTEKLGKAISTASAGGRNAYVRVPEVASRSSVSECVDPAIVFPFPVNKKSSSRDATETVDASTMHGSAASDSEEDDEDEEEDDEEEDEEEEEEEEEEEEIDVVTVEKRRSTISKTTPMATGVGTNSVHPKSQDARGVVSGPAAVNRFISRAPQELILKRSSVHQQQHNYAAPSPYASDDDLTPPPKKQKTSEAPRPAVRTGSSSSASSSLSCSSAGGVAGPRSKRSASGDSSPRGSSDSEDSERRRNHNILERQRRNDLRSSFLTLRDHVPELAHNEKAAKVLILKKATEYVSSLETEETRLQQEKDRLQARRQQLMRRLEHARTR; from the exons ATGCCGGCGATCATAAGTAAAAACTCCGATTTGGAGTTTGATTCTTTACAACCATGTTTCTATCCGGACGAGGACGACTTCTACCTCTGTGGTCCCGACGCTGCGCCACCGGGGGAGGACATCTGGAAGAAATTCGAGCTATTGCCCACTCCGCCCCTCTCTCCGAGCCGCGCTGCGCTACCGGGAGAGCCGGCGGCGGCTACCGCCTCCCCTGAGGCAGACCCCCTCGGCTTCGGCTTAGGGGACCCTCTGGACTGGGCTTCTGAGCTGCTACTCCTGCCCGAGGACGATATATGGGGGGCATCCGACGACGGGGACCTTTTCGGCTCCGCTTTGGATACAAACCCCAACAGCATCATTATCCAAGACTGTATGTGGAGCGGCTTCTCCGCAAGGGAAAAGCTGGAACGGGTGGTAACGGAGAAACTGGGCAAGGCGATTTCAACGGCATCGGCCGGGGGAAGGAACGCGTACGTCAGGGTACCGGAGGTGGCGAGCCGTAGCTCGGTGTCGGAGTGTGTGGACCCCGCGATTGTGTTCCCCTTCCCGGTGAACAAGAAGAGCAGCAGCCGGGACGCAACTGAGACTGTTGACGCTTCCACAATGCATGGGAGCGCAGCCAGTGACTCCG aagaagacgacgaagacgaggaggaagacgacgaagaagaggatgaggaggaggaggaagaagaagaagaggaggaagagattGATGTGGTTACAGTAGAGAAGAGGCGCTCCACAATCAGCAAGACAACCCCCATGGCCACGGGCGTAGGAACCAACTCTGTTCATCCGAAGAGTCAAGATGCTAGAGGGGTTGTCTCGGGGCCTGCGGCGGTGAACCGCTTCATCAGCCGTGCTCCTCAGGAGCTCATCCTGAAGAGGAGCTCGGTCCATCAGCAGCAACACAACTACGCGGCCCCCTCGCCTTACGCCTCGGATGACGACCTGACCCCACCTCCAAAGAAACAGAAGACGTCGGAGGCTCCACGCCCCGCCGTCCGAACCGGCTCGTCCTCCTCCGCCTCTTCCTCCTTGTCCTGCAGCTCCGCCGGCGGCGTCGCGGGGCCACGCAGCAAGCGCAGCGCCAGCGGCGACAGCAGTCCGCGCGGCAGCTCCGACTCCGAGGACAGCGAGCGCCGGCGGAACCACAACATCCTGGAGCGCCAGCGCCGCAACGACCTGCGCTCCAGCTTCCTGACCTTGCGCGACCACGTCCCGGAGCTGGCGCACAACGAGAAGGCGGCGAAGGTGCTGATCCTCAAGAAGGCGACCGAGTACGTGAGTTCGCTGGAGACGGAGGAGACGAGGCTCCAGCAGGAGAAGGACAGGCTCCAGGCTCGCAGGCAACAGCTCATGCGGCGGCTGGAGCACGCTAGGACTCGTTGA
- the mycn gene encoding N-myc protein isoform X1 produces the protein MPAIISKNSDLEFDSLQPCFYPDEDDFYLCGPDAAPPGEDIWKKFELLPTPPLSPSRAALPGEPAAATASPEADPLGFGLGDPLDWASELLLLPEDDIWGASDDGDLFGSALDTNPNSIIIQDCMWSGFSAREKLERVVTEKLGKAISTASAGGRNAYVRVPEVASRSSVSECVDPAIVFPFPVNKKSSSRDATETVDASTMHGSAASDSEEEDDEDEEEDDEEEDEEEEEEEEEEEEIDVVTVEKRRSTISKTTPMATGVGTNSVHPKSQDARGVVSGPAAVNRFISRAPQELILKRSSVHQQQHNYAAPSPYASDDDLTPPPKKQKTSEAPRPAVRTGSSSSASSSLSCSSAGGVAGPRSKRSASGDSSPRGSSDSEDSERRRNHNILERQRRNDLRSSFLTLRDHVPELAHNEKAAKVLILKKATEYVSSLETEETRLQQEKDRLQARRQQLMRRLEHARTR, from the exons ATGCCGGCGATCATAAGTAAAAACTCCGATTTGGAGTTTGATTCTTTACAACCATGTTTCTATCCGGACGAGGACGACTTCTACCTCTGTGGTCCCGACGCTGCGCCACCGGGGGAGGACATCTGGAAGAAATTCGAGCTATTGCCCACTCCGCCCCTCTCTCCGAGCCGCGCTGCGCTACCGGGAGAGCCGGCGGCGGCTACCGCCTCCCCTGAGGCAGACCCCCTCGGCTTCGGCTTAGGGGACCCTCTGGACTGGGCTTCTGAGCTGCTACTCCTGCCCGAGGACGATATATGGGGGGCATCCGACGACGGGGACCTTTTCGGCTCCGCTTTGGATACAAACCCCAACAGCATCATTATCCAAGACTGTATGTGGAGCGGCTTCTCCGCAAGGGAAAAGCTGGAACGGGTGGTAACGGAGAAACTGGGCAAGGCGATTTCAACGGCATCGGCCGGGGGAAGGAACGCGTACGTCAGGGTACCGGAGGTGGCGAGCCGTAGCTCGGTGTCGGAGTGTGTGGACCCCGCGATTGTGTTCCCCTTCCCGGTGAACAAGAAGAGCAGCAGCCGGGACGCAACTGAGACTGTTGACGCTTCCACAATGCATGGGAGCGCAGCCAGTGACTCCG aagaagaagacgacgaagacgaggaggaagacgacgaagaagaggatgaggaggaggaggaagaagaagaagaggaggaagagattGATGTGGTTACAGTAGAGAAGAGGCGCTCCACAATCAGCAAGACAACCCCCATGGCCACGGGCGTAGGAACCAACTCTGTTCATCCGAAGAGTCAAGATGCTAGAGGGGTTGTCTCGGGGCCTGCGGCGGTGAACCGCTTCATCAGCCGTGCTCCTCAGGAGCTCATCCTGAAGAGGAGCTCGGTCCATCAGCAGCAACACAACTACGCGGCCCCCTCGCCTTACGCCTCGGATGACGACCTGACCCCACCTCCAAAGAAACAGAAGACGTCGGAGGCTCCACGCCCCGCCGTCCGAACCGGCTCGTCCTCCTCCGCCTCTTCCTCCTTGTCCTGCAGCTCCGCCGGCGGCGTCGCGGGGCCACGCAGCAAGCGCAGCGCCAGCGGCGACAGCAGTCCGCGCGGCAGCTCCGACTCCGAGGACAGCGAGCGCCGGCGGAACCACAACATCCTGGAGCGCCAGCGCCGCAACGACCTGCGCTCCAGCTTCCTGACCTTGCGCGACCACGTCCCGGAGCTGGCGCACAACGAGAAGGCGGCGAAGGTGCTGATCCTCAAGAAGGCGACCGAGTACGTGAGTTCGCTGGAGACGGAGGAGACGAGGCTCCAGCAGGAGAAGGACAGGCTCCAGGCTCGCAGGCAACAGCTCATGCGGCGGCTGGAGCACGCTAGGACTCGTTGA